A stretch of the Rhizobium sp. CCGE531 genome encodes the following:
- a CDS encoding site-specific integrase, whose translation MAKPKTSLTAVERRAEELDTIASVLPLERRDELAELLTDQDVETLRHLVNQGMGDNTLRALTSDLAYLEAWGMAATGHSLPWPAPEALLLKFVAHHLWDPQHRETDPDHGMPADVDENLRLQGFLRSVGPHTPSTVRRRLANWSTLTKWRGLDGAFASPALKSAVRLAVRAVPRTRRRKSAKAVTGDILAKLLATCSTDSLRDVRDRAILMVAFASGGRRRSEIAGLRREQLTVEPPIEVPDGPPLPSLAIHLGRTKTTTGEQDDIVYLTGRPVEALNDWLEAAKIDKGSVFRGIGRWGTVSRRAIDPQSVNAILKQRAEMAGLDAEEFSAHGLRSGYLTEAANRGVPLPEAMEQSRHRSVQQASSYYNSATRRSGKGARLL comes from the coding sequence GTGGCCAAACCGAAGACATCATTGACCGCTGTCGAGCGCCGCGCCGAAGAACTCGACACCATCGCCTCCGTGTTGCCGCTCGAGCGCCGCGACGAACTCGCCGAACTGCTGACCGACCAGGACGTCGAGACGCTGCGCCATCTCGTCAACCAGGGCATGGGCGACAACACACTGCGCGCGCTGACCTCGGATCTCGCCTACTTGGAAGCCTGGGGCATGGCTGCGACCGGACATTCGCTGCCCTGGCCGGCGCCCGAGGCGCTGCTTTTGAAATTCGTCGCCCATCACCTCTGGGACCCGCAGCATCGCGAGACGGATCCCGATCACGGCATGCCGGCCGATGTCGATGAAAACCTTCGGCTCCAGGGGTTTCTGAGATCCGTCGGTCCGCACACGCCATCAACGGTGCGCCGACGCCTGGCGAACTGGTCGACGCTGACCAAATGGCGCGGCCTCGACGGAGCCTTCGCCTCCCCTGCCCTCAAGTCAGCCGTCCGCCTGGCCGTGCGCGCAGTCCCCCGCACCCGGCGCCGCAAGAGCGCGAAAGCCGTGACCGGCGATATTTTGGCAAAGCTTCTTGCCACCTGCTCAACCGACAGCCTGCGTGATGTCAGGGATCGCGCCATCCTGATGGTCGCGTTTGCTTCCGGTGGTCGGAGGCGCAGCGAGATCGCCGGGCTGCGACGAGAACAACTGACCGTCGAGCCGCCCATCGAGGTCCCGGATGGCCCTCCCCTCCCCTCGCTTGCCATCCATCTCGGCCGCACCAAGACGACGACTGGCGAGCAGGACGACATCGTCTACCTGACCGGCCGGCCGGTCGAAGCGTTGAATGACTGGCTGGAGGCCGCCAAGATCGACAAGGGCAGCGTGTTTCGCGGGATCGGGCGATGGGGCACGGTGTCGCGGCGGGCGATCGATCCTCAGTCGGTCAATGCGATCCTGAAGCAGCGGGCGGAGATGGCGGGGCTGGATGCGGAGGAGTTTTCTGCTCACGGCCTTCGGTCGGGATATCTCACCGAGGCGGCGAACCGTGGCGTGCCTCTACCCGAAGCAATGGAGCAGTCGCGCCACCGATCGGTTCAACAAGCGTCGAGCTATTACAACAGCGCCACCCGACGCAGCGGCAAGGGCGCGCGATTACTTTAA
- the repA gene encoding plasmid partitioning protein RepA translates to MPKIAAKLPPKDEDLMGLIERHSRSLSAQLQEHQLATFPPTAEKGIRTFQPAEAAKLVGVKEVYLRQLANELEGLQVSTSPTGRRSYSVEDMHKIRKHLDQVGRGNRRYLPHRRDNEALQIISVMNFKGGSGKTTTAAHLAQYLALRGYRVLAIDLDPQASLSTLFGNQPETDVGANETLYGAIRYDDARPMAEIVRATYIPDLHLIPGNLELMEFEHDTPRALMKRKIGDTMFFHRISEVLDQVAPNYDVVVIDCPPQLGYLTLSALTAATSVLITVHPQMLDVMSMNQFLSMTSDLLREISSHGARFDYNWMRYLVTRFEPSDGPQNQMVGYLRAIFGENVLNFPMLKTTAVSDAGLTNQTLFEVERGQFTRATYDRALEAMNNVNDEIESLIKKAWGRKP, encoded by the coding sequence ATGCCCAAAATCGCTGCAAAATTACCGCCAAAAGATGAAGACCTGATGGGCTTGATTGAGCGCCATTCTCGTTCCTTGTCGGCGCAACTGCAAGAGCACCAGCTCGCGACCTTTCCCCCCACGGCGGAAAAGGGCATTCGCACGTTTCAGCCGGCGGAAGCAGCAAAGCTGGTCGGCGTGAAAGAAGTATATCTGCGTCAGCTCGCAAACGAACTCGAGGGTCTGCAGGTCAGCACCAGTCCGACCGGCCGCCGGTCCTATTCCGTCGAGGACATGCACAAGATCCGAAAGCATCTTGACCAGGTGGGCCGCGGAAATCGCCGCTATCTTCCCCACCGTCGTGACAACGAAGCGCTTCAGATAATCTCCGTGATGAATTTCAAGGGCGGGTCCGGCAAGACGACGACGGCTGCTCACCTCGCCCAGTACCTCGCCCTTCGGGGCTACCGCGTGCTTGCCATCGATCTCGACCCCCAGGCGAGCCTTTCCACACTGTTTGGCAACCAACCAGAGACCGATGTCGGTGCAAACGAGACGCTATACGGTGCGATACGCTACGACGACGCACGTCCGATGGCCGAAATCGTGCGCGCCACCTATATTCCCGACCTTCATTTGATCCCCGGCAACCTGGAACTGATGGAGTTCGAACACGACACGCCGCGGGCGCTGATGAAGCGGAAGATCGGCGATACGATGTTCTTCCATCGCATCAGCGAGGTGCTTGACCAGGTTGCACCCAATTACGATGTCGTGGTGATTGATTGCCCGCCACAGCTCGGCTACCTCACCCTGTCTGCTTTGACCGCCGCAACCTCTGTTTTGATCACCGTGCACCCCCAGATGCTCGATGTGATGTCGATGAACCAGTTCCTGTCGATGACATCGGACCTGCTTCGAGAGATCTCATCTCACGGCGCTCGCTTCGATTACAACTGGATGCGCTATCTCGTGACGCGTTTCGAACCAAGTGACGGGCCACAAAACCAGATGGTCGGTTACCTGAGGGCTATTTTCGGGGAAAATGTCCTGAATTTCCCGATGCTGAAGACGACAGCCGTGTCGGACGCGGGCCTGACCAACCAGACCCTTTTCGAAGTGGAAAGGGGTCAATTCACTCGCGCCACCTACGACCGCGCCTTGGAGGCGATGAACAACGTCAACGATGAGATCGAGTCGCTGATCAAGAAGGCATGGGGAAGAAAGCCATGA
- the repB gene encoding plasmid partitioning protein RepB, translating into MSRKDILRAPRTTGAVTVPVERPVKSRSILPLLGTTPADPAPASSRLTAQVGGAFAEGKARFERAEEIEKRLAEGQTIVELDTDSIDPSFVQDRMPGDISGLIEAIREHGQQIPILVRPHPETPGRYQVAFGHRRLRAVTELNRPVRAVVRDLTDQQLVIAQGQENNERQDLTFIEKARFASRLNEQFSRDVVMAALSVYKSDLSNMLSVVTRIPADVIDAIGSAPGIGLKSWVGLADLLTRDSVLDEASTFLRSAEAKALPSPDRFKSLVARLKPAPAKRGLPDLLTTPTGMRLAQVTKSKTKLDLSIDRREMPDFAAFVLERLPALFEEHRSKSGALEQMNNGD; encoded by the coding sequence ATGAGCAGGAAGGATATACTCCGCGCCCCGAGGACAACCGGTGCTGTTACGGTGCCAGTTGAAAGACCGGTCAAAAGCCGGAGCATTCTTCCACTCCTCGGCACCACTCCAGCGGATCCAGCGCCGGCATCGTCGCGCCTTACCGCCCAGGTTGGCGGTGCCTTCGCAGAAGGCAAGGCCCGCTTCGAGCGCGCCGAAGAAATCGAAAAACGTCTTGCGGAAGGCCAGACGATCGTCGAGCTCGATACCGATAGCATTGATCCGTCCTTCGTTCAGGACCGGATGCCGGGTGATATATCTGGGCTCATCGAAGCGATCCGCGAGCACGGCCAGCAGATCCCGATCCTCGTTCGCCCTCACCCGGAAACGCCAGGCCGATATCAGGTTGCGTTCGGCCATCGGCGTTTGCGTGCGGTCACCGAACTGAACCGCCCCGTCAGGGCGGTTGTCAGGGACCTCACCGACCAGCAACTCGTTATTGCCCAGGGCCAGGAAAACAATGAACGCCAGGACCTCACATTCATCGAAAAAGCGCGCTTCGCCTCTCGGCTGAACGAGCAGTTTTCGAGAGATGTGGTGATGGCCGCGCTGTCCGTCTACAAAAGCGACCTGTCGAACATGCTGTCGGTCGTGACCCGCATTCCCGCGGACGTTATAGACGCGATCGGCTCGGCGCCGGGAATCGGGTTGAAGAGTTGGGTGGGCCTCGCCGATCTTCTGACGCGCGACAGCGTTCTTGACGAGGCTTCAACATTCTTGCGATCGGCGGAGGCGAAAGCCCTGCCCTCCCCTGACCGTTTCAAGTCGCTTGTCGCCCGCCTTAAACCGGCACCAGCAAAGCGAGGACTTCCAGATCTCTTGACGACGCCTACGGGCATGCGTCTAGCCCAGGTGACGAAGAGCAAAACCAAGTTGGACCTCTCGATCGATCGACGCGAGATGCCTGATTTCGCGGCCTTCGTCCTCGAAAGATTGCCCGCCCTTTTCGAGGAGCATCGCTCCAAAAGCGGCGCTCTAGAGCAAATGAATAACGGAGATTAA